One genomic region from Labeo rohita strain BAU-BD-2019 chromosome 7, IGBB_LRoh.1.0, whole genome shotgun sequence encodes:
- the lrrc4cb gene encoding leucine-rich repeat-containing protein 4C: MLNKMTSYHQRQMLRGPRWKGAWFDPLFLLLLALQLLVVAGLVRAQTCPSVCSCSNQFSKVICTRRGLKDVPDGVSTNTRYLNLQDNQIQVIKVDSFKHLRHLEILQLSRNHIRNIEIGAFNGLTSLNTLELFDNRLTTIPNGAFEYLSKLKELWLRNNPIESIPSDAFSRLPSLRRLDLGELKRLSYISSGAFQGLSNLRYLNLGMCNLKEVPNIQPLIRLDELEMSGNQLTVIQPSSFKGLVHLQKLWMMHAQVQTIERNSFDDLHSLRELNLAHNNLTFLPHDLFTPLHHLQRVHLHHNPWNCNCDILWLSWWLKETVPTNTSCCARCNSPPSLKGRYIGELDQSYFQCYAPVIVEPPADLNLTEGMAAELKCRTNSVTSVSWLTPNGSIITHGALKMRISVQNDGTLNFTNVTIQDTGTYTCIVSNMLGNISASAVLNVTSVDNSGFSYFTTVTVETIETSIDGESRTPVQPSFGWASSSTTKGTPIATERAYTIPVTDIDIDGALNGLEEVMKTTKIIIGCFVAITLMAAVMLIIFYKMRKQHHQQDHDGPARTIEIINVHEELTRVPAMESHLTLPPLEHEHYNHYNSYKTAYNHVSALSSLHSSVHEPLLIQASSKDNVQETQI; this comes from the coding sequence ATGTTGAACAAGATGACCTCTTACCATCAGCGCCAGATGTTGAGAGGTCCTAGATGGAAAGGGGCTTGGTTTGACCCCTTGTTTCTCCTGCTTTTAGCCCTGCAGTTGCTTGTCGTCGCCGGATTGGTACGAGCGCAAACCTGTCCTTCCGTATGTTCCTGCAGTAATCAGTTTAGTAAGGTCATCTGCACACGCAGAGGTCTGAAGGATGTCCCTGACGGCGTCTCCACCAACACACGGTATCTAAACCTTCAGGACAATCAGATCCAGGTCATCAAAGTAGACAGTTTCAAGCATCTGCGACACCTTGAGATTCTGCAGCTTAGCAGAAACCACATCCGCAACATCGAAATCGGCGCCTTCAATGGGCTGACCAGCCTTAACACTCTGGAGCTTTTTGACAATCGCCTCACGACCATCCCAAATGGCGCCTTCGAGTATCTATCAAAACTGAAAGAGCTGTGGCTTAGGAATAACCCTATAGAGAGCATACCGTCTGATGCCTTCAGTCGCTTGCCCTCCCTGCGGCGCTTGGACTTGGGAGAGCTGAAGCGTCTCTCCTACATTTCAAGCGGAGCATTTCAGGGCTTGAGTAACCTTCGCTACCTGAATCTGGGCATGTGTAACCTCAAAGAGGTCCCCAATATTCAGCCCTTGATTCGCTTGGACGAGCTGGAGATGTCCGGGAACCAGCTCACCGTCATTCAGCCCAGTTCTTTTAAGGGTCTCGTCCATCTTCAGAAGCTGTGGATGATGCACGCCCAAGTCCAAACCATAGAGCGGAACTCCTTCGACGACCTGCACTCTTTGCGAGAGCTCAACCTGGCTCACAACAACCTTACCTTTTTGCCCCACGATCTCTTCACGCCTTTGCACCACCTGCAGCGAGTGCATTTGCATCACAATCCCTGGAACTGCAACTGTGACATCCTTTGGCTGAGCTGGTGGCTGAAAGAGACCGTGCCAACGAACACCAGCTGCTGCGCCCGCTGCAATTCCCCTCCCAGCCTCAAGGGGCGCTACATCGGTGAGCTAGACCAGAGCTACTTTCAGTGCTACGCGCCCGTTATCGTTGAGCCGCCTGCCGACCTCAATTTGACTGAAGGAATGGCGGCAGAGCTCAAATGTCGGACGAATTCAGTGACCTCGGTCAGCTGGCTAACACCAAATGGCTCCATCATAACACATGGGGCGCTCAAGATGCGCATCTCCGTCCAAAACGACGGAACACTAAACTTCACCAACGTCACCATCCAGGACACGGGAACCTACACTTGCATCGTCAGCAACATGCTAGGCAACATTTCAGCCTCTGCGGTCCTCAACGTGACGTCCGTTGACAACAGCGGCTTTAGTTACTTCACTACGGTCACTGTAGAGACAATTGAAACCTCTATCGATGGGGAGAGCAGGACACCTGTGCAGCCTTCTTTCGGCTGGGCGTCCTCCTCAACCACAAAGGGAACACCTATCGCCACAGAGAGAGCGTACACCATTCCCGTGACTGACATAGACATTGACGGCGCTCTCAATGGTTTGGAGGAAGTGATGAAAACCACCAAGATCATCATTGGCTGCTTTGTCGCCATCACACTCATGGCGGCCGTCATGCTCATAATATTCTACAAGATGCGCAAGCAGCACCACCAGCAGGATCACGATGGGCCGGCCCGCACCATCGAGATCATCAACGTACACGAGGAGCTGACGAGGGTTCCGGCCATGGAGAGTCACCTGACTCTTCCGCCCCTGGAGCATGAGCATTACAACCACTATAACTCCTACAAAACTGCTTATAACCATGTGTCTGCTCTCAGCTCGCTGCATAGTTCAGTGCATGAACCTTTACTAATCCAAGCCAGCTCAAAGGATAACGTGCAGGAGACGCAAATTTGA